A window of Auraticoccus monumenti contains these coding sequences:
- a CDS encoding Fur family transcriptional regulator: MTPIPELQQLLRDAGLRITRPRVTVLGAVHDHPHTDTTELIRLTRQELPAVSQQAVYDVLAALAEAGLVRRLHADGSAARYEARVGDNHHHLVCRSCGVIVDVDCAVGEPPCLTPTDTHGFTVDEAEVVYRGLCPTCSTTH, encoded by the coding sequence ATGACCCCCATCCCCGAGCTCCAGCAGCTGCTGCGGGACGCGGGGCTGCGGATCACCCGGCCCCGCGTCACCGTGCTCGGGGCCGTCCACGACCACCCCCACACCGACACCACCGAGCTGATCCGGCTGACCCGCCAGGAGCTGCCCGCGGTCTCCCAGCAGGCGGTCTACGACGTGCTCGCGGCCCTGGCCGAGGCCGGGCTGGTGCGCCGGCTGCACGCCGACGGCTCGGCCGCCCGCTACGAGGCCCGGGTCGGGGACAACCACCACCACCTGGTCTGCCGCTCCTGCGGGGTGATCGTCGACGTCGACTGCGCGGTCGGCGAGCCCCCCTGCCTGACCCCGACCGACACCCACGGGTTCACCGTGGACGAGGCCGAGGTCGTCTACCGGGGCCTCTGCCCCACCTGCTCCACCACGCACTGA
- a CDS encoding TetR/AcrR family transcriptional regulator: MSSVLPAYHQRVAQEKRAQIVTAATALFLELGYDRTSLARIADRSGVSRATLFKQFPSKAALFDAIVSASWSTADEDDAPPVGDLVAGLTTIGRRYAVLLVRPQMTDLFRIVIAELPRFPELAQAQFSSGKMPYFESVRGYLQAEHEAGTVRVEDVDLAATQFLGMISNYVFWPALLVPGWEVGAARVTQVVDEAVRTFAARYGATGPEARTER; encoded by the coding sequence ATGAGCAGCGTCCTGCCGGCGTACCACCAGCGCGTCGCCCAGGAGAAGCGCGCGCAGATCGTGACGGCGGCGACCGCGCTGTTCCTCGAGCTGGGCTACGACCGGACGTCCCTGGCGCGGATCGCGGACCGCTCGGGCGTCTCCCGGGCCACCTTGTTCAAGCAGTTCCCGAGCAAGGCCGCCCTGTTCGACGCCATCGTCAGCGCGTCCTGGTCGACCGCGGACGAGGACGACGCCCCGCCCGTGGGCGACCTCGTCGCCGGCCTCACCACCATCGGTCGCCGCTACGCCGTGCTGCTGGTCCGACCCCAGATGACCGACCTCTTCCGGATCGTCATCGCCGAGCTGCCGCGCTTCCCCGAGCTGGCCCAGGCGCAGTTCTCCTCCGGGAAGATGCCCTACTTCGAGTCCGTCCGCGGCTACCTGCAGGCCGAGCACGAGGCGGGGACGGTGCGGGTCGAGGACGTGGACCTCGCGGCCACCCAGTTCCTGGGCATGATCTCCAACTACGTCTTCTGGCCGGCGCTGCTGGTGCCCGGCTGGGAGGTGGGCGCCGCGCGCGTCACGCAGGTGGTCGACGAGGCCGTCCGCACCTTCGCCGCCCGGTACGGCGCCACCGGCCCGGAGGCGCGGACCGAGCGCTGA